ACGATAATGACTCTATTTAATGATTGGTGCGATAAAAAATTCAATGATCCTAACAACACGTCACTGTGGGAAGTGACTGAGAAAAAAGGTGGCAGAGCAGCAATCGAAAAGCTTTTGTATACAGTCGTCCGTTCTCACTATGATGATTTAGACAGAATTGCCGACACTGTCAACGAACTTGGATATAAAGCAGCGGAAAAGATTTTAAGAGGAAGAATTCCTCAGACAAAAAAAGCAAGATCTGGTGACCTCGGTGAAATCCTTGCTACTGAATTCGCGAAAGAAGAGTTTCAGTTTGATATACCAGTCAAAAGGCTTCGATATAAGGACGGGCGTGAAATGGCGCTTCGTGGTGATGATTTCATCGGGATAAGATATTCTAAGAAAGACGGCCTGTACCTTTTAAAAGGTGAGTCTAAAAGCAGGATTAACTTAACAAAAAGTACGCTTCAGGAAGCTCGCGGTGTTCTGGATAGAGACAATGGAAGGTGTACACCCTCTTCATTGTCTTTCGTGATGGATAGGTTGCTGGAATCTACTGACCCGACTTTGCAAGAGATTGGAAAGGCGGTGAGAAAAGAATTAGCAATGGACTCATTAAAGCCAGATCGGATTACCCACGCGCTAATTACATTATCAGGGAATTCAGCAGTAGATATTATTAAGGCTGACTTAGATTCTGCAGACGGTAGTCGAAGTCAATTCGGCGTAAATATATTTATTCCTGATCACGCCAATTTTATAAAATTAACATTTGAAGGAGTAGGAAAGCTTGGAAAATCTTGAAGAACTTGAGACACTTCTAACTGCTGCCACAGCAACTGGTATACGGGGTAACCTAATACCTCGCGCCGGGGCTTGGAGCAGTATGCGCCAAAACGGTATTTTTCCGGGTGATGCACCAGCGAATCTAGCGGTAGAGATTGAAGCAGACCTCACGGAATACGGATTTAATATCCTTAGAGCAACTTTATCATGTAAAGATAGAGGGGGTAGTATCGGGCTTATCAACCGAGGATTTCAAATCGTTGGTCAGGTTTTCGAAGCGTTAACAACAAATTCATCGAGTGAATTTATCGAAAATGGGCATTACAAAATGATATCAGGTTGCGCTTATCATTTAGCGGGGTATTCGGCCATGGCCTATTCCATTCTAAGTACACGAAGCGATGAGAATTTAACTCCGCTTGAAGCAAGTCTGCGGCTTCTGATATTGAGAGACTTGGACCAACTAAGAGATGTTTTACAACAATACCTCACGAGCGATGAAGTTTCAGACGAAGTTTTATCTGAAAAGCTGTTAGAAAACGAAATTGATGACGACGAGTTAATCGGCACCATTCTGAACGCCTCCGGTATGAAGGCGATTGCATACTTTGAATTTGCTTTGGAAACCGGCGATGACACTCTAGTAATTGAGTCAGGAAGGATTTTAAAGTCAGCGATCAAGTTGGCTACCGAAGCGACTCATATTAACCATTATTGGATATTAAGACTCATTCAGCATTTAGTCGACGATTTGTGGAACGTGTCACTGCATGTCAACCTTCCACAATCACCTTTTGATGATAATACAAAATACGACCAATTAAGGCAACTGTTTCTCACGACTTTATATAGTCGGAAAAATGCGGAAGTGGAACTATGGCCTTCACAATTGGAAGCCGCAAGTCGAGTTTCTGACCTATCAGATGACCTTGTTGTTGCTTTGCCAACCAGCGCTGGGAAAACTAGAATAGCTGAGTTAGCGGCTTTGATGACTTTATCGACGGAGAAGCGAGTTCTGATTGTTACCCCTCTACGGGCACTTTCTGCGCAAACCGAACGTACGATTCGCGCGACCTTTGGACCTCTTGGTTTTCGTGTTTCATCTCTTTACGGCGCCAGCGGATCAAGCGGTGATCAGGATGCCCTACGTACAAATGACATCATTATTTCGACTCCAGAAAAGCTAGATTTTGCTCTCCGAAGCGATCCGACAATTATTGACGATGTTGGATTGGTCGTGCTTGACGAGGGGCACCTGATTGGCCCAAAAGATAGAGAAATCCGGTACGAAATCCTCGTCCAAAAGTTATTGAAGCGCACAGACTCCACGAACCGCAGAATAGTGTGTCTTTCCGCTATTCTGCCTGAAGGTGAGCCTCTAGAAGATTTAACGGCTTGGATACGTAAAGACAAGGATGGCACTCCCATTAACATTCCATGGAGACCTACTCGTCAGCGTTTTGGTCTACTGAGTTACCAGGGTGACAGTGTGAAATTAAACTATGGGGAGCTTGACCGTTCTGGCTTTATCAAAAGATTTATCGAGATCGAACCTAAAGACGACTCCCCAAAGCTTCGCTCTGGTGAATTAAAAGACGTCACAATCACTAGCGCATGGAAATTTGCAGAGGATGGCAAAAGGGTTTTGATCTTTATCCCCGTGGCAAATTGGATCGAAGGATTTGGGAAAGTTGCCGTTGAATTGGTAAACGACGGTTTCATAAAACCTTTGGTCAAGGATCCCAAAGATATTGAGCGTGCTGTAGGGATAGGGGAAGAATGGCTCGGCCAAGATCATCCGGTAGTCGCTGCGTTAAAAATCGGAGTCGGATTGCATTACGCGAAGTTGCCAAATCCATTTTTGAGAGAGCTCGAATTACTATTGTCTAACGGTAAAATTGGTGTTACGATCGCTTCTCCAACGTTATCTCAAGGGCTCAATATCAATGCGGCAGTACTTCTCTTTCCATACTTAAAGAGGGGGACCGAAAAGATTGAAGGTGAAGAGTTCAGAAATATTGCAGGGCGGGCAGGAAGAGCATTTGTCGATGTCGAAGGACTCGTATTGCATGTCGCACATAATAGCATCGATTGGCGTCGCAGAAATTGGTTCGAACTTGTACAATCATCACGAGCGCGTGACCTGCAAAGTGGCTTTCTTCAAGTAATCAATTTAATTATCAATAGGCTTAGTCGAAATGGTATATTGAAACAAGCTGATGCCTTTGAATACCTGGCAAACAATGTTAACGCTTGGAAGGGTCAGACTCCCCGGCAAGTT
The window above is part of the Arcticibacter tournemirensis genome. Proteins encoded here:
- a CDS encoding Hachiman antiphage defense system protein HamA; the encoded protein is MTLFNDWCDKKFNDPNNTSLWEVTEKKGGRAAIEKLLYTVVRSHYDDLDRIADTVNELGYKAAEKILRGRIPQTKKARSGDLGEILATEFAKEEFQFDIPVKRLRYKDGREMALRGDDFIGIRYSKKDGLYLLKGESKSRINLTKSTLQEARGVLDRDNGRCTPSSLSFVMDRLLESTDPTLQEIGKAVRKELAMDSLKPDRITHALITLSGNSAVDIIKADLDSADGSRSQFGVNIFIPDHANFIKLTFEGVGKLGKS
- a CDS encoding DEAD/DEAH box helicase, with the translated sequence MENLEELETLLTAATATGIRGNLIPRAGAWSSMRQNGIFPGDAPANLAVEIEADLTEYGFNILRATLSCKDRGGSIGLINRGFQIVGQVFEALTTNSSSEFIENGHYKMISGCAYHLAGYSAMAYSILSTRSDENLTPLEASLRLLILRDLDQLRDVLQQYLTSDEVSDEVLSEKLLENEIDDDELIGTILNASGMKAIAYFEFALETGDDTLVIESGRILKSAIKLATEATHINHYWILRLIQHLVDDLWNVSLHVNLPQSPFDDNTKYDQLRQLFLTTLYSRKNAEVELWPSQLEAASRVSDLSDDLVVALPTSAGKTRIAELAALMTLSTEKRVLIVTPLRALSAQTERTIRATFGPLGFRVSSLYGASGSSGDQDALRTNDIIISTPEKLDFALRSDPTIIDDVGLVVLDEGHLIGPKDREIRYEILVQKLLKRTDSTNRRIVCLSAILPEGEPLEDLTAWIRKDKDGTPINIPWRPTRQRFGLLSYQGDSVKLNYGELDRSGFIKRFIEIEPKDDSPKLRSGELKDVTITSAWKFAEDGKRVLIFIPVANWIEGFGKVAVELVNDGFIKPLVKDPKDIERAVGIGEEWLGQDHPVVAALKIGVGLHYAKLPNPFLRELELLLSNGKIGVTIASPTLSQGLNINAAVLLFPYLKRGTEKIEGEEFRNIAGRAGRAFVDVEGLVLHVAHNSIDWRRRNWFELVQSSRARDLQSGFLQVINLIINRLSRNGILKQADAFEYLANNVNAWKGQTPRQVEAGNEPSADYDTDAQLEMLDSMVLGLVEALDTDREDLPSIFDEALKSSLWERQLNKIDVEMMKTHKQILLARANLIWANTNLATRKGIFAMGVGFEAGLKLDQLSQDLGASLDASDTAALAGDLDGLVTAITQLADQIYTVSTFQPKKPSKHWKKWLKQWLSGLSIDTIGLKNMKYIEDNFVYKLVWALEAIRVRRIALGWEAETVQGAAAACLETGTSNYQSALLVRAGLPSRIASLTVVSDTNPNFESRSELGEWLASTEIAKLSETNTWPTAETADLWNTFRDQYFRKEQRPLRINQIAKRSLHPSTRRPSNGIYRLHPDRAGVCHILTPSFETVGRLNMRITQGIPGSMYALFTADHPNPAIRRIGPGKLEWGK